From Myxococcales bacterium, a single genomic window includes:
- a CDS encoding winged helix-turn-helix domain-containing protein: protein MPSGNLDQAKAAPRGPEFTLSETGTRQGEPVAQGKASRSRLSGRRGAACNDYGLGDDFDDDTSEIPVALSRRELSELVSTSFETAIRVMTRWERDGVLETTERGFVIRRMSMLAEVAGVEAPT from the coding sequence TTGCCCTCCGGAAACCTCGACCAGGCGAAAGCGGCGCCTCGCGGACCAGAATTCACCCTGTCGGAGACCGGAACCAGGCAGGGTGAACCCGTCGCGCAGGGGAAGGCGTCCCGCTCGCGACTGTCGGGGCGCCGGGGCGCCGCTTGTAATGACTACGGGCTCGGCGACGACTTCGACGACGACACGTCGGAGATCCCGGTCGCGCTCTCGCGGCGCGAGCTCTCGGAGCTGGTGTCCACGTCGTTCGAGACTGCGATTCGCGTGATGACGCGCTGGGAACGCGACGGAGTGCTCGAGACCACCGAGCGCGGTTTCGTGATCCGCCGCATGTCCATGCTGGCCGAAGTCGCTGGAGTCGAAGCTCCAACGTGA